The sequence TAAATATAGAAAATAAATTGATTGATTTGGGATCTTTAAAGACAGTTTTTGGAGACAGTTCTTTAACGAGCGACTTAGATATACCTGAAGGAAGCTACGACGATTCCAATATGAGATCTACTGTAGTGCCAAATAGAAATATGATATTTTTGTCTATCGCAATCTCGTATGCAATATCCTCAAATTTTGAAGCAGTGTCATTGGGAGCTCACGCAGGCGATCACGCAATATATCCAGACTGCCGATCTATATTTATAAAAAAAATGAACGACGTCGCAAAGGTATGTGATTATAAAAAAATCTCAATATGTGCGCCTTTTTTAGACCTTAAAAAGCACGAAATAGTAAAAATAGGGCTAAAATTAAAAGTTCCCTATGAGTTGACATGGACATGCTATAAGGGAGGAAAAAGACCCTGCTTGAAGTGTGGTTCATGCTCAGAAAGATTGGAGGCATTCGAAAAAAACAATGTAAAAGATCCTCTAATCTTTATTTAGACTCTTTTTTGCCTCTTCCACTACACGGTGGACATCAGCTAAACATCAAGTCCCCTTTGGGTTGTTTAGATGGCAAGCACATTGACCGTCTTTCTTTTTGCTTACTATGAATTGTTGAATCTTAGAAACGCCATTGTGCGATATTACATCTTCTTTAATCTCATCATCAGTAAAACCAAAGCAATAACAAATAGTTTGACTCATAGTTCACCACTTTTCTAAAATATTATTATTTTTATTATAATATAAATATAATTAT is a genomic window of Thermodesulfobium sp. 4217-1 containing:
- the queC gene encoding 7-cyano-7-deazaguanine synthase QueC; its protein translation is MKIIHIFSGGLDSTTLLYYLLDKGHNVKTISFFYGQKHKKELKCAQNISNILNIENKLIDLGSLKTVFGDSSLTSDLDIPEGSYDDSNMRSTVVPNRNMIFLSIAISYAISSNFEAVSLGAHAGDHAIYPDCRSIFIKKMNDVAKVCDYKKISICAPFLDLKKHEIVKIGLKLKVPYELTWTCYKGGKRPCLKCGSCSERLEAFEKNNVKDPLIFI